The genomic region GGTGAATTGCAGTATTTGTGGTAGACCAGCTGTTTATGTTAATAGGATCAGTGGTCAAGCCTACTGTAAAAAACATTTTCTCGAATATTTTGATAAAAAGGTTAGGAGAACTATTAGGAAATATAAAATGTTTAGTTCAAGAGAACATATAGTTGTTGCTGTTTCTGGAGGTAAGGATTCATTATCTCTTCTCCACTACCTATATAATTTATCGAAACGTGTTCCTGGATGGAAGATTACAGCTTTATTAATTGATGAAGGTATTGGAGGATATCGTGATATTACTAAGAAGGATTTCCTAAGAGTGGTTAACGAACTGGGTGTTAATTATAAGATTGCTAGTTTTAAAGAATATCTTGGATACACTCTGGACGAAATTGTTAGGATTGGGAGAGAGAAGGGATTACCTTATCTACCATGTAGTTACTGTGGTGTTTTCCGCAGATACTTATTAAACAAGGTTGCAAGAGATCTGGGTGGAACCGTTCTAGCTACAGCACATAACTTAGATGATGTTATACAAACATATGTTATGAACATAATAAATAATAGTTGGGACAAAATATTGAGACTAGCACCGGTAACAGGCCCCCTTGATCACCCGAAATTTGTTAGGAGAGCTAAGCCCTTCTACGAAATACTCGAGAAAGAAACCACTCTTTACTCAATACTAAATAATTTATACCCCAAATTCGTTGAGTGCCCATATGCTAGATTCAATATTAGATGGATGATTAGGCGCCAACTAAACGAGTTGGAAGAGAAATATCCTGGGACAAAATATTCTCTTCTAAGAAGCCTGCTGAGAATAATTAGTATTTTATCTAAGCATCGAGACGAAATTATTCAGGGAGAAATAAAGACTTGTAAAGTATGTGGTGAACCCTCTGCACACGAGATTTGTAGGGCTTGCCTGTATAGATATGAACTAGGCATTATGAGGGAAGATGAGAGAAAGATTGTTGAAGAAGTTTTGGGTAAGAAGAAAAAATAATGGTTTACACAGAAAATTTTTATACCTATGTGCACTTTTTATGAATATAGGTGCACTAATATGCATATCCCAGACGGCTTCCTAGATCCAGTATGGTGTATTATAACATACTTAATTAGCATAACTTATTTCGTGGCAGGAGCGAAAATAATGAAATCACCATTAACCCCCGGCAAAGTATCATTAATAACAACACTAGCAGCAGGTATATTTGCCGCCCAAATGCTTAATTGGCCTATACCTGGAGGAACAAGTTTGCATTTTGTTGGAGGAGCGTTGGCTGGCATATTATTAGGGCCATTCTATGGCTCGACCGCTCTTGCACTGGTTGTCACTCTACAGGCTTTACTATTCCATGATGGAGGCATAACTACTCTGGGAGCAAACCTATTGAATATGGCTATAATTGATGTATTAATAGGCTACTACATTTATAGATTAGTTGTTGCTAAAACTGGTTTCTCGAAGAAAACAGTATTTATAGGTGGATTATTGGGGGGTTGGATGGGGATCTTTATTGCGGGAGTTGCTTGTGGCGTAGAAATTGGTCTCTCACCACAGTTTCCATATGGAGTATTAATTAGTGTGCCGGCAATGGGTGTTTGGCATTTCATTCTTGGTATAATTGAGGGAATAATTACTGGTTCTGTATTATTCTATATTGCTTCCAAAAACCCGGAACTATTAGTTGGAAATGTTAGGTGATCAAAGATGATTGGTTGGAAGACCCTGCTAGTAATAATAACCTTGATAATAATTAGCCCAATATTCGGTGTTATATTAGCTGATATGGTCGGCTACCATGAACCACTAGATGTAGCTGCTGAAATGCTTGGATTGCATGATATTAGTGAAAAAATTAATTGGACCCCATTCTTCGACTATACAATACCTGGATTAGACCCCGTTATAGGCTATATCGTTTCAGGATTCATAGGTGTAGCTATAATATACCTAATTGGATACATTGTTAGAAAACTAGTAAGTGGAGGAGGTAAATGAAGAATTATATAAGGAGTTTTTTCGAAGAAGTAGCATTAATTATGGACATGCTAAATATTCATAATCCAAACCCAAAGCTTGATCCACTCATATTATTTGTCGTATCAGTTATTCTGAGTTTTCAAGCTAGTTTTACAACTAATATTGTAGGATTAATCATACCTTTAACATATTCTTTGATCCTGATATTTGTTTTAAAGCTTGATCATAGGATAATAGCTAGAATAGAATTATTTGTTTTATTCATAGGTCTAGTAGTATCTTTTCCACTACTTTTTACTCGCTCTGGAAACATTAATGGTCTTTATGATTTAAATGGATCTATAACGTTTATGGGAATATATTCTTTCGCAAAGCTCTTAATGAGGGTAACATTATCTCCTTTACCACTATTGGTTGCAATTGCTTATCTGGGATGGACTAATGTTTTAAAGGCTATGAGCAGGTTTAAAGCGGTAAGAAATGTTGTTTCATATATTGCTTTAACAACTGTATTAATCCCGCGGATCATTAGGTATTCGATACAATTAATCATTGCTAGAGATGCGAGAAATGTAAAAAACAGTTATTCAAATATATGGAGAAGCTTATCCGCAATAGTTGGAGACACATTAATTCATTCACATAATTATGCTGATAAACTACAATATGCATATACTGCTAGAACCATAGGTTGCTTCAAAACATATAGTGGAAAAATAAGACTTAATATTGCTACTCTATTCTTCATGTTTTTATCTATTTTAGCAATAACTTGGGAAACAGTGGCGATGCTTTATGGAAGTTATTAAACTGGTAAACATATGGTACAAGTATCCTGGAGCAAATGATTATGCATTGAAAAATATAAACTTGGTATTTGAGGATTCAAAAATATATTTCATAAATGGACCCAATGGTGCTGGTAAGACAACTCTCCTCCTCATAATAGCTGGCTTAATAGAACCTGTAAGGGGTGAAGTAATTTTTCGAGGTAAGCCTTTAAAACAACAATTGCCAATAGCCCGCAGATATTTTGGATTATTATTTCAAAATCCTGAGCACATGTTATTCAATCCAACAGTATATGATGAAATAGCTTATGTTTTAAGACAATTAAACAGTGATGAGGAAGAGATTAGGGAACGAGTTCATGAAACAATAAAATGTTTAGGACTCGAGAAAACAATACTTAATAAATATACATATATGCTGAGTTATGGTGAGAAAAAACTCGTAGCTCTAGCTGCTATATTATCCTATGAACCAGACATACTTTTACTCGACGAGCCTTTCACTAATTTATCGCTGAAATACTTGGATAAGATTAAGAAAATTATATCTAACTATAAAAGCAACGGTAAAACAGTTATTGTAGCTGGTCACGAACAAGAATTTCAACACGAAGAAATAGATGAGATTATTCTTCTAGAAAATGGTGAAGTAATTGATCATATAGTATATTCGGGTTCCTAAACATTTTAGCTCTCTAAATTTATAGTATTGTAAATTAATAATTACTTGTCCGGGGATATTCATTGAAGAAACCCGTTAAGTTTGGAATATATTTGCCGGAGGACTTAGCTAGAGAACTAGGTGAATGCATGAAGATAACCGGTATCCGGAAGAGATCTAAGATTATTCAGGAAGCATTGAGGCTTTTCATTGTTGAGCATCGATGGAAGACTGTTGGTAAAGCTTCTGGAGTTATAGGGGTTGTGTATAATCATGAAGTTAGAGGGGTTGATGAAGCACTTACCGATATTCAGCATGAATATCTCGATATTATAGTTTCTACAGTTCATGTCCACTTGGATAAGGAGAAATGTATGCTTGCAATAATTGTCAGAGGAGATACTGGCAGGATCAAGGAATTGTTAAGCAATATTATGAATATTAAAGGAGTGTTAATAACTAGGCCAATGCTTCTAGAAACAAGTTAATTGTTTTATGGAGCTCTAGGATAATCCATGTTCCCAAATATACTTTATTACTTCTTCATGGCTAGGCACATTATGACTTCCTAAACGACTGGTTTTCAATGCTGCTACAGCGTTTCCATATATTAATGCTTTCTTCAAATTATACCCTCTACTCAAACCTAACAATAATCCGGAAGCGAATGCGTCTCCAGCACCAGTTGTATCTATAACCTTATCTACTGGGAAAGCAGGGAGATCATATGTTTCACCATCACTTGTAACAGCATATATACCCTCGGGTCCCCGCTTAATTACTACGAGCCATACTCCAGTTTCCAGTATTTTCTTAGCGGCTTCCCTATAATCACTAATACCTGTTAAATGATAAGCTTCCTTCTTATTAACTAATACTATATCGATATACTTCAATAATTCATCAAAGTAGCTTAACCCCTTCAGAGATAAACGCCTACCAGGATCCCAAGCAGTTTTTAAACCATGCTTCTTCGCCAATTTAGCTGCTTCCAGTGAAGTATCTAGTCTTAAACTTGCAATATGTAAATATTTGCCACGAGAAATAATTCCTTCATCAAGATCTTTAGGTTCAAGTTTCTCAGCTGAACCCTTGTATCCATACATTATTATTTTTCCATCCCTATCAATGATCACAACTGTGAAACCTGTATCTCCAAGGCAAACCTTTACACCTGAAACATCTACTTTCTCACGCATAAGCTCATCAATAACAAGCCTGCCAAACCCATCTAATCCAACCTTAACGATAACAGCTGATCTGCCGCCTAGTCTTGATACATCAATAGAAACATTCGCAGCCGATCCACCTACACCACGCGTTTGCTTAATAATACTAGCCTCTTCATCGGGGCCAACAAACCTATCAACAATAAATCTTATATCAACCAATCCATGGCCAACAGCAACTACATCATACTTCTCCACATTCACTCTAATACACCATTATTAGAAATAGTAGTTGATACTCTATATTATTAGCTTTTCTTTAATAAGAATATTATAAAATAATTGTTTTAAATACTGTTTTAAAAATAGTTTTCCTCGTATTGCTTGTAATTGCTCTTAAAACCGCTAATGATTACAGTAGGTTTTTGCATAAATGTTGCCGCAATAGATCTTAGATATTATAACTTATGTAATGGTTGCCAATAAAAATGCTTAAGGAGGGAGTATAGGCTTTGAAATGATGTAATAATGATTAGTGGAAAAAATATGGTGCTTTATCCAAATACGGCTATTTCTTTCACTAGTTTCCCCTTAGTGAACCTTTCTGGGCTTAAGTTTTCGATGTAAGGGATATTTTGTTTCTGTCCTAGAATATAATTGGCCATTGCTTCTCCAACAGCTGGAGACATCATGAATCCGTGTCCACTGAAACCTGTTGCTACGTATAGGTTTTCATATTCTTCTACCGGACCAATTACGGGGTGATGATCTGGTGTCATGACATAGTAGCCTGTCCAGTACCTTAGTACTCTTACATATGGTAGCCATGGGAAATATTTTGTCCATATATTTGCAGCTAAGAATAAGTAATCTATTCTATTAGTTGGAGGAGTATTTGGTTTCTCCTCAATATTCGCGCCTATGAGGAATCCTCCGTGGAGTACTTGGACAATATATGATGATGTCTGCCAATCTATTAGTAGCGGGTCAAATAATGGCTTATATGCTTCAGTTATTAAGGCGTGTTTTGGAATGTTTTCTAGTGGGAGATCAAGCCCTATTGTGTCTAGTATTTTCTTTGAACCATGACCTGCTGCAACAAGTATTTTCTCGGCTTCTATAACTCCCTTACTTGTCATAGCACCTACTACTTTATGGTTCCTAGTTACTAGTTTGTATACTGGTGTGTTTATGATTACTTTGACTCCTTTTTTCTTAATGTATTCTAGAATATTTAGTAGAGATAGGAAACAACTTGCTTTACCAGCTAATGGATCATATACTCCTGCTAACAAATTATCTGTCCTAATAGTTGGTACGATTTCTCTAATTTCTTCGGGGCTAATTATCTTTGTTGGAATATCGTGTTTGTGGTGGAAATCAACAATTTTCTTAAACAATTCAACGTGTTCGGGTCTTGAAAGCAACCATATATATCCGCCTCGCTTATAGGGTATGTTGTGTTGTTTTGATAATATAGGCCATAGATTTATTGATCTCTTCATAAGCTCTACATGTTCCAAACTAGTAAAGCTAGCTCTTATACCGGTTGCACACCTATATGTTCCTCCGCTTCCAGGATATTTTTTCTCAACAATAACTATATCGTTGAATCCTTTATCCACTAGAAACTTTGCGGTCATAACCCCAATTATTCCAGCACCAATAATGAGCAGTTTAGTTTTGAGAGTCAACTCGTTTCACCTCTTAGTAAAGGACTTGTTCATGAAGAATTTGAACTCGATAGGTGTTAGTGGAGGTCTATTCATCGGCATAAATAATTCTTCAAACTTTTTCCCTGTTTTCCTCGCAAGTATCTTAGCAGTTAATACTAAACAATATCTACCTTGGCAGGGACCCATTCCTATTCTTAAATATCTCTTCAATGATTCGAGATCAGTGTATCCCTTATCTATTGCTTCTTCAATATTTGCTAAAGAAACATTTTCACATCTACACACAATCACTTTTCTGGGATCCATATAGCTCTCACCTCGAACCATTTATCGCGGGGAACCTCGACTGTTACAGTCCATGTTTTATCATATTGCCAAGCCTTCACGATCACGCCTTCACCAACAACTTTTCCCTCACGACTCAGAAGCTTCACTTTCAACCCCTTCTTAGGCTCCGGCAAAAACTCGTATGGAAGAGTTATCAATGCTTTCCCAGGCTTGGATAAGT from Staphylothermus marinus F1 harbors:
- a CDS encoding energy-coupling factor ABC transporter permease, whose amino-acid sequence is MHIPDGFLDPVWCIITYLISITYFVAGAKIMKSPLTPGKVSLITTLAAGIFAAQMLNWPIPGGTSLHFVGGALAGILLGPFYGSTALALVVTLQALLFHDGGITTLGANLLNMAIIDVLIGYYIYRLVVAKTGFSKKTVFIGGLLGGWMGIFIAGVACGVEIGLSPQFPYGVLISVPAMGVWHFILGIIEGIITGSVLFYIASKNPELLVGNVR
- a CDS encoding PDGLE domain-containing protein produces the protein MIGWKTLLVIITLIIISPIFGVILADMVGYHEPLDVAAEMLGLHDISEKINWTPFFDYTIPGLDPVIGYIVSGFIGVAIIYLIGYIVRKLVSGGGK
- a CDS encoding energy-coupling factor transporter transmembrane component T, producing the protein MKNYIRSFFEEVALIMDMLNIHNPNPKLDPLILFVVSVILSFQASFTTNIVGLIIPLTYSLILIFVLKLDHRIIARIELFVLFIGLVVSFPLLFTRSGNINGLYDLNGSITFMGIYSFAKLLMRVTLSPLPLLVAIAYLGWTNVLKAMSRFKAVRNVVSYIALTTVLIPRIIRYSIQLIIARDARNVKNSYSNIWRSLSAIVGDTLIHSHNYADKLQYAYTARTIGCFKTYSGKIRLNIATLFFMFLSILAITWETVAMLYGSY
- a CDS encoding energy-coupling factor ABC transporter ATP-binding protein, with the protein product MEVIKLVNIWYKYPGANDYALKNINLVFEDSKIYFINGPNGAGKTTLLLIIAGLIEPVRGEVIFRGKPLKQQLPIARRYFGLLFQNPEHMLFNPTVYDEIAYVLRQLNSDEEEIRERVHETIKCLGLEKTILNKYTYMLSYGEKKLVALAAILSYEPDILLLDEPFTNLSLKYLDKIKKIISNYKSNGKTVIVAGHEQEFQHEEIDEIILLENGEVIDHIVYSGS
- a CDS encoding CopG family ribbon-helix-helix protein, producing the protein MKKPVKFGIYLPEDLARELGECMKITGIRKRSKIIQEALRLFIVEHRWKTVGKASGVIGVVYNHEVRGVDEALTDIQHEYLDIIVSTVHVHLDKEKCMLAIIVRGDTGRIKELLSNIMNIKGVLITRPMLLETS
- a CDS encoding carbohydrate kinase family protein; its protein translation is MNVEKYDVVAVGHGLVDIRFIVDRFVGPDEEASIIKQTRGVGGSAANVSIDVSRLGGRSAVIVKVGLDGFGRLVIDELMREKVDVSGVKVCLGDTGFTVVIIDRDGKIIMYGYKGSAEKLEPKDLDEGIISRGKYLHIASLRLDTSLEAAKLAKKHGLKTAWDPGRRLSLKGLSYFDELLKYIDIVLVNKKEAYHLTGISDYREAAKKILETGVWLVVIKRGPEGIYAVTSDGETYDLPAFPVDKVIDTTGAGDAFASGLLLGLSRGYNLKKALIYGNAVAALKTSRLGSHNVPSHEEVIKYIWEHGLS
- a CDS encoding NAD(P)/FAD-dependent oxidoreductase, producing MTLKTKLLIIGAGIIGVMTAKFLVDKGFNDIVIVEKKYPGSGGTYRCATGIRASFTSLEHVELMKRSINLWPILSKQHNIPYKRGGYIWLLSRPEHVELFKKIVDFHHKHDIPTKIISPEEIREIVPTIRTDNLLAGVYDPLAGKASCFLSLLNILEYIKKKGVKVIINTPVYKLVTRNHKVVGAMTSKGVIEAEKILVAAGHGSKKILDTIGLDLPLENIPKHALITEAYKPLFDPLLIDWQTSSYIVQVLHGGFLIGANIEEKPNTPPTNRIDYLFLAANIWTKYFPWLPYVRVLRYWTGYYVMTPDHHPVIGPVEEYENLYVATGFSGHGFMMSPAVGEAMANYILGQKQNIPYIENLSPERFTKGKLVKEIAVFG
- a CDS encoding (2Fe-2S)-binding protein → MDPRKVIVCRCENVSLANIEEAIDKGYTDLESLKRYLRIGMGPCQGRYCLVLTAKILARKTGKKFEELFMPMNRPPLTPIEFKFFMNKSFTKR